The Humulus lupulus chromosome 7, drHumLupu1.1, whole genome shotgun sequence region GTAAACCACATGCCTGCAGCCTGAGTGTTTCAGCTACCCCTCTTGGGTGAGTCATGTCATTGTTAAAACAGAAAAGAACTCACTTGGATCATATACCATACACAACGCCAAGCAGCTCTTGAGAAAACAGGGGCCATCATTTCAATCCATCTGCAATACCAATCTTTATTTCATTTTCTAGAGTAAATTAACTTATGATACCAATAATGAAAAAGATGTACTAACAGAATCCTATAAAGTTGAATTCAGGAAAGCAAAAAAAGATTATCCTCTCTTGATTAGCAAGAAAAAACTATTAAGCTATAAAAACCAGGGTAGTGCAATAAGTCTGACAACTGAAATTTTACCCAGTGCATGGAGGAGCTGTACTGCTGCCATCACAACCTTTCCCACTTTCACCATGCTTGTAAATTCTTCTGCAGACACAAACAATGAAAAGCATGTAAAATTTTGGTACAAGAGAAATAAACTACATGTATGCATTCCTCTATATTGATCAATTGGTGACTGTAAATAGCCACAACTAGTAAAACTTTAAACCTTACAGAAATAAGCAGCCTCTGCTTCTTGAATCTTGAATAATTCTTTATACTTATTCAATAGCAATTATCTGACAATACAAGTGAACGAAAAACCAAAATCCTTGTGGACTTTTCAAACTTATCTTTGACATAAAAATTATGTTTCTTGCTTTGAATGTCTAAAACTCTAACCAAGTTTTCAGAGTCCGATGTgcttatttgtttttatttatgaTATGAAGGTAATAAAAGGGTGTTGAGATAGACTACTCATAAGAGACAGCATTATTTCGTGCCGTATCTTCTTCGATAATGTAGCTAAATAATATGGAAACTTCAACTTCCCACGCTGATAATATGGAAACGTTTTCTTAAAACACAAGTGATTTTCCTAATACCTGTGCACTATTTTCCTCCCCCGTGCAGTAATTTGATGATGCAGCTCTACTGATTTAGCCGGATCAAGTGCAGGCTGTGATATCTCAAGCCCTTCAGTTTGAACAATAGATACATACctaaaagttttaaaaaagaaACATCAACTAAGATGTTAATTTTCATTCCTTAATGCGATTAATCTAACATCGAacaacaatgtttaaataatgcatttaaaGAAAAGGGGTTTAACTAAATTTTATGTATGAGCTTCTGGTGCTAGCTTACATGTGAcacaagagtttgaagagaaAAGATATGCAAGTCTCACTACATCTTAATATGGTACGTGATATAGGGCATTCATAGGAAATACAAAAAAGCAAATGCTTAAACACGAGGTGACATGACATACCGTTGAGGACTGAAATTTTCTACTCCAAGGTCCTCATCCCAGAGGAAAATGTAACTATATTCAGCCACTATATCAGGATGTAAGAAACGCTTGGCAAACCACCTAACCATcaataataccatcatatgataaATCAGGTTTAAAAACTGCAGCTTCCATTATAATAAGGTTAGAACTAGAAGCTGAGACAATTACCATTTTGTTTGATTGACAGCAGAAACATGTAGAACACGGTCACACCATTCAAAACTCTTCCATTCATCAACTTTACCATCATAATGGAAAAGCATTACAGCAAAATTATTGGATAGATACTGCAAAAAAATGTGTAAACATGAATAATTATCCACTTGGATACAGAAAATAAACTTATTAATTTAGAGAGAATAAAAATGTGTTACATACCTTTCTAAccattttattgatcaaatccttTTGTTTTATCCCAACAGCCACAGCAAATAAGTTAACCATAGCACTTTCATTTTTCTGGTTGACAAAGCATACAAATCAGTAAGAACAAGAAATCTTGAAAACACAATTAGAACTCTAATACTATTAGCTATCATTGGACTAGAATAAGCCATCTAAAATCCCACCTTTGGAAAACCCCATAACGGCCGCATCTCCAAGTTAGAAGTCTTGGAGATGATACCTTCAGGTAATGCCTCACTTCCATTAGGCCTGCATTGGTTCTAAAACGACAAACAAATGTGAATAACAATGCCCCGAGATTCATCTACATTAATAATTTAATGTGGTAAGAAAACAAACCTTGCATTTGTTAAATTTAAGATTCTGCAGAGTATCAGTCATTCCCCATATTGTTAATTTCTACATAGAGGAATCAAAAGAGTCATTTCAAGGTTTGAGCCTCTTAACCATAGTTAAGATTCTAAGAAAGTTTGATTATACATTAATACATCTACAAAACAAAGTACAAAAAGAtgaatagaagaaataaataccTCTTTGTAGTCTGGTGCTATAAAAGCATTCCCTAATAAGAAAACTAGACATAGCAAAGAAGTTGCAGGAACAAGGCTACAAAAGCAAGATCTCCTACTTTGTGGATCAGCAAGTATAGACACCTGAGTAGAGTAGAAATAATAAAAGCAAAAGTCAAAGATAACCACATAAACAGAACTTTCCATTGTATCTTGCAAACCCAAAAATACTATTTCTGTAAAAAATTCTTAGGAGTACTTACAGCTACTCAATAAACAAAGAAATACCAGTAATTGAAAATAATCAGAGGAAATGCAAAGAGTCAAGAGGGCAATATCTTATTTTTCTAATAGTGCAAAGAATAGTTATTTTCTCAAATGGGTAAGTAAATAcatgaatgaatgaatgaataaCAAGTGAAAACACTTTCTTATTGATTAGTAAATATAGCCTCAATGTAATGCAAATCAATGAAAACTTATAAATAATTTGAAGAAACAACAAGTCTGTGTACAAATTACAACAAAAGGAAAATACTATATCACAAACTTAAGCTGGTTCGTTTTGTCTGTTAAAAGTCTTAATTTGTTAGACTCACTGAATTCAAGAAAGTAAATTAGGATTCAAGAGCATCGAAAATAGTGTACTTAACCATTGAAACAAACAcatgcaaaacataacataactttccTATATATTTATAGGATTTAGGAGCTGATTTTTCATAAATTCTAGTTGCAAAAGGCAGAGCAACGACATATTTGAAAATCaatctatatgtatatatatatttatagggagagagagagagagagagatcattTGTTCGATGATGTTCTGTTATTAAAAATCGAAACTTTAActaccaaaaaaagaaaaagaagactaaAATTGGAAGAGACAGAAGAAAGAGGAAGAAGGGTACTTACAAAATCAGAAGACTTCATTTGATTATCTGAAACTGCCGACTACCCCCAACACAAATAAcgattactattattattatatgccCAACACAACCCAAAAACGTGTTTTTTTAACCTTCTCACACAATGGTCGAGGATTATGTTACTGGGCACATATCAATTATCACAATTATATAGAATCtattcaaaagaaagaaaaaaaaaacgtgGAACAGATGATGTTGCAGAGAGAGAACAAGAAATATAATtgtgaagagagagagagattgttgGTTTCAGAGGCTGAGCGAGTAAGACGGGTATGTGAAACAGTTGCGAGATTTGGGTTTGAGTTATGCCTATCTTAACTCCATTTTTTCAACTACGAGTCAGTCAGATAAGACTAAATCTCAGATATTAAcactaatattaatattaatgaaACGTAATCTTAAtagtaataaataataatatgggAAGAATAAAGGAGCTATCTTTGTATGAGCTATCTCTCACAAagattttgtttgttttattctgGTCATCTTATCCACTGTTTGGTGtttttatcttttcttttttctcattatttacttgttaaaaaaaaaactaagcttAGCTTGCTAACTGTACTTAATAATAATATGCATATCATTACTTCTTATAGTATATTTATGATTTGATCATCATAAATTCTTGATAATATCTCATTTATTCTGTGGATATCATATGACTGACTTTTAGCTATGATAATCACATTTCGCAGTTTGTGTAACTGTGTCTTATATCAACGTCATATTTTTGTATGCATTGAATGATATACATGTGTATATTTAAACATTATTGTCATATTTGGTCCATTCTTACAATATTGTGAAATTTTTCCACTATAATTGATCAACTagccaaaaacaaaaaacaaaatgtGCATAATATATTTGGCTTAAAGAAGTATAAAGTTGGATTCTTTTCTTTCCTAGCACGCCGGAAAATAAAAAATCTCCATGACAAAAGAGAAAATAACTGAAAGGAAAAAGGGAAAAGCAAAAGCTATAAAAGAGAATATATACACAAATCAAtatagaaaaacataacatatatgtTTGATTTTAGAAATTTTTTAAACAACATGCCTATTGTTTTGGGTTTATAACTTTTTAATCTTGTCTTTTGTTTTATTACCTATTTAGATTCtatgtttggtaaattattttttagaccctatattttgttaaattcAATTTTGATCAGAAGTGTTCATTGGATCACATCCAATAATTTTAGGTctatccgatccgatccaattatCCATTAGATGTAAAATTTATACAACCGATTCAATCCAATTAATTTATCTCAGCCGATCCGATCAAATTATCCATTGGATTGGATCGATTTTATCTATTGGATGTGTCCCATTGATTATGTATTTTATGGGATTGAATTCATCCAATATTTTTTAACATTATTTAGTTTAATTTGTTCAAATAgttcataatattataaataaaaagactaatttgttcaaaatgatacaacatcataaaaatacaacataaattataagcataatcctaaataaataaatatattttacaaatatatatacaattgGATCGGTTCGATTTTATTAGATTTTTGCATATATCATCCAACAATCGATCCGATCCAATTTGGATCTTCAAAATCTAATCTGATCCAATcataattggatatccaatttttggTGGTTGATTCTAATTGGATTGGATAATTTTTGCACACCCCTAATTTTGATgaacacaaaattaaatattacaaaatacaGTTGTAGGCATAATAATTGTGCTTTTATTATgagttgttaatttgatgaattatttataattttagctaatttttttttatcaaaatcaagtttatagatttatttgaatcattttacaaaatacaggtctaacaaataatttgtcaaaatacaggatccaaaaaaatataaactcttgttttttataatatttttatcttttctttttaatatttctagaatctttttctttaaaaaataatgtttttttaGTACAAAAATAATATCGAAAAACTATATTACGCatattccttaaaaaaaaaaatctattacaCATATACCCACTACTAGATACAatcaacgtgcaatatgcatttttgcttagttttatttatagaatttattaattatttttatcaaatttatattaatgtcatataaatttgaaataaatatgttattttaattaaataatttatttatttttgtttaagtttatatttgttctagtttgttctagtttttgtttAAGTATACGGAAGTTacaacaatagattatatattatatatttaatgtaattattaaatattatacgtaaatcttaaatttaagtttcttgttagtttttttttaaaaacaatttgttgctaattcacaatagattatattatatgtttaatataatattattataataagtgaatttaagtttaattaaatattattgaaattataaaacatatgattttattgtttttaaataattatcattataaaatatctcaaaaatatcatattttaatttatttaattatttattatttttaaatatttatcatggtaaaatatctcaaaaatatcttactttaattttttaattaattatttattttatttaagtttaagtgtttacaaactacggttaaatataagaatatttgttaaatataagaatattccgttaaagttaacctttaaaaaataaaaactgttaaaaccaagaatttccgttatctacacacttattatatatagaGATATAGAGATATATTATAAccgaaaaaaattgaaaattacatgttatatgggatttttaatagattgtgcaaaaatatggctttttaaaaaaaaagttaatctatgactttttttttttaatttcacttttatgggtttagtttcccatatttttgtaaaaaatgttttttatgccatagttttactcttaatcaagctttattaatttggaagggt contains the following coding sequences:
- the LOC133790538 gene encoding uncharacterized protein LOC133790538 gives rise to the protein MKSSDFVSILADPQSRRSCFCSLVPATSLLCLVFLLGNAFIAPDYKEKLTIWGMTDTLQNLKFNKCKNQCRPNGSEALPEGIISKTSNLEMRPLWGFPKKNESAMVNLFAVAVGIKQKDLINKMVRKYLSNNFAVMLFHYDGKVDEWKSFEWCDRVLHVSAVNQTKWWFAKRFLHPDIVAEYSYIFLWDEDLGVENFSPQRYVSIVQTEGLEISQPALDPAKSVELHHQITARGRKIVHRRIYKHGESGKGCDGSSTAPPCTGWIEMMAPVFSRAAWRCVWYMIQNDLIHAWGLDMQLGYCAQGNRINNVGVVDAEYIVHYGRPTLGGWGGDGNKTSSSAKDQTLKTKNISTTEKAPSHSHSHFKGPRVDVRRQSYIELDIFKKRWQKAVQEDKCWVDPYK